The following nucleotide sequence is from Thermomicrobiales bacterium.
AAGGGCGGCCGAGGGCCTTTCCTTCCGATTTGGCGCGCTTGAGACCGGATTGTGTCCGCTCGATCAGCAAATCCCGTTCGAACTGTGCGACGGCATTGAGCACGTTCATGGTCATCGTACCGGCCGAACTGGCGAGATCGGCACCGCCGAGTGCGAGGCAATAGACCTTCACACCCATTTCGGCCAGCGTCCTGACGGTGGTGCTGACGTCGATCGCATCACGGCCGAGCCGGTCGAGCTTGGTCACGATGAGAATGTCCCCGGACTCCAGCTTATCCATGAGCCGGGAAAAGCCACGGCGCTGCGCAATGGCGGTGCTGCCGGAAACCGTCTCGGTGACGATGCGGCGCGGTTCGACGTGAAAGCCGGCTGCTTCGATTTCCTGAAGCTGGTTTTCGGTGGTCTGCCCGATCGTGGAGACGCGGACATAGGCGAAGGTACGTGGCATGGGGTCAATTTCGTCCGAATAGGCTGTCCGAAATATCCTTCCTGTTCAAAAGCCTGTCAAGATAGTTTGTGGACAGGTCATTTTGCCCCTGTACGCAATCGTCCGTTTCCGAACAGAGGCTTGGGCCAGCGGTACAGAGTTGCAGGAGTAAAAGATGGCCAAACGGACGCTTCTAAAAGTTCAGGATCGTCAGGAGCTTTTCGACATTCCAGCCGACGAAGACAGCCTGATCCGCCATTATTCGCTGTCGCCGGCCGATCGGCTGGAAATCGAGCTTCGCAGGCGCAAGCACAACCAAATCGGTTTTGCGGTGCAGCTCTGTCTGATGCGCCATCCTGGCCGGCCGCTCATGCCGAA
It contains:
- a CDS encoding recombinase family protein; its protein translation is MPRTFAYVRVSTIGQTTENQLQEIEAAGFHVEPRRIVTETVSGSTAIAQRRGFSRLMDKLESGDILIVTKLDRLGRDAIDVSTTVRTLAEMGVKVYCLALGGADLASSAGTMTMNVLNAVAQFERDLLIERTQSGLKRAKSEGKALGRPSRLSEKQKQDVRGDLAKGMSVSAIARKFATSRQTIMRVRDEGSRSVRP